A section of the Primulina eburnea isolate SZY01 chromosome 1, ASM2296580v1, whole genome shotgun sequence genome encodes:
- the LOC140820446 gene encoding D-2-hydroxyglutarate dehydrogenase, mitochondrial isoform X4, translated as MRQTQIGCGNTKAQVSQILKYCNSRCLAVVPQGGNTGLVGGSVPVFDEVIVNVGFMNNILSFDKTSGILVCEAGCILENLISFLDNQGFIMPLDLGAKGSCQIGGNIATNAGGLRLIRFGSLHGSVLGLEAVLANGTVLDMLGTLRKDNTGYDLKHLFIGCEGSLGIVTKVSILTPAKLSSVNVAFLACKDYASCLILLSEAKRKLGEILSAFEFLDINAMNLVLKHLDGLRDPLPSSAHNFYILIETTGSTESHDKEKLEAFLLHSMESELIIDGALAQDINQTSSFWAIREGVPEALMKAGAVYKYDLSLPPEKMYALVEEMRVRLGSAANVVAYGHLGDGNLHLNISAEQYTETILSKIEPFVYEWTSKHHGSISAEHGLGLMKASKIHYSKSAETVQLMCAIKKLLDPNGILNPYKVLPESVLHDGM; from the exons ATGAGGCAAACACAGATTGGATGCGGAAATACAAAGGCTCAA GTTTCTCAGATTCTTAAATACTGTAATTCCAGATGCTTGGCTGTTGTACCACAAGGAGGAAATACAGGTCTAGTGGGAGGAAGTGTACCTGTTTTTGATGAG GTGATTGTCAATGTCGGTTTCATGAATAATATCCTTTCATTTGACAAG ACTAGTGGTATACTGGTTTGTGAAGCTGGATGCATTCTGGAAAACCTGATATCTTTTCTGGATAATCAAGG ATTTATTATGCCACTGGATTTAGGTGCCAAAGGAAGCTGCCAAATTGGAGGGAATATTGCAACGAATGCTGGAGGACTGAGGCTTATCCGGTTTGGTTCACTTCATGGAAGTGTTCTTG GCCTTGAAGCTGTTTTAGCAAATGGTACTGTGCTCGATATGCTTGGAACTTTACGCAAAGACAACACTGGCTATGACTTGAAGCATTTATTCATCG GGTGTGAGGGGTCTTTGGGAATTGTAACAAAGGTTTCTATACTTACCCCAGCAAAGTTGTCATCAGTAAATGTTGCATTCCTTGCTTGCAAAGATTACGCTAGCTGTCTG ATCCTTTTGTCCGAAGCCAAGAGGAAGCTTGGGGAAATTCTATCTGCATTTGAATTTTTGGATATAAATGCTATGAATCTG GTTTTGAAGCATTTAGACGGTCTACGTGACCCACTGCCTTCCTCAGCTCACAACTTTTATATTCTGATTGAAACCACAGGCAGCACGGAATCTCATGACAA AGAGAAGCTAGAAGCATTCCTTCTTCATTCCATGGAAAGTGAATTGATAATAGATGGCGCTCTAGCACAAGATATAAATCAAACATCGTCATTTTGGGCTATTCGTGAg GGAGTACCCGAAGCTTTGATGAAGGCTGGGGCTGTATATAAATATGATTTGTCTCTGCCTCCAGAAAAAATGTACGCTCTTGTTGAGGAAATGCGGGTGCGTCTTG GTTCTGCAGCAAATGTTGTAGCTTATGGCCACCTTGGGGATGGCAACTTACATCTTAATATTTCAGCCGAACAATACACTGAGACT ATATTATCAAAAATCGAACCCTTTGTGTACGAATGGACATCTAAGCACCATGGTAGCATAAGTGCTGAACATGGCCTTGGATTGATGAAAGCGAGTAAAATTCATTACAGCAAGTCTGCTGAAACT GTGCAGTTAATGTGTGCCATCAAGAAACTACTTGATCCGAATGGGATACTTAACCCATACAAAGTTCTTCCGGAATCCGTGTTACATGACGGCATGTAA
- the LOC140820446 gene encoding D-2-hydroxyglutarate dehydrogenase, mitochondrial isoform X3, with amino-acid sequence MEKWRSSYRFLRHSSANLFDRRTNRLVSNLTWTSAYHVFKRDACNHKPYFLMGHSIFGVSVNDVPIHLQRSNGTGCRIENRKFSSKVSIPQRNKSFSVINSDDINYFKKIVGDRGVVQEEEKLDEANTDWMRKYKGSSKLMLKPKSAEEVSQILKYCNSRCLAVVPQGGNTGLVGGSVPVFDEVIVNVGFMNNILSFDKTSGILVCEAGCILENLISFLDNQGFIMPLDLGAKGSCQIGGNIATNAGGLRLIRFGSLHGSVLGLEAVLANGTVLDMLGTLRKDNTGYDLKHLFIGCEGSLGIVTKVSILTPAKLSSVNVAFLACKDYASCLILLSEAKRKLGEILSAFEFLDINAMNLVLKHLDGLRDPLPSSAHNFYILIETTGSTESHDKEKLEAFLLHSMESELIIDGALAQDINQTSSFWAIREGVPEALMKAGAVYKYDLSLPPEKMYALVEEMRVRLGSAANVVAYGHLGDGNLHLNISAEQYTETILSKIEPFVYEWTSKHHGSISAEHGLGLMKASKIHYSKSAETVQLMCAIKKLLDPNGILNPYKVLPESVLHDGM; translated from the exons CTTGTTTGATCGTCGAACGAACC GTCTTGTTAGTAATTTGACTTGGACCAGCGCCTATCACGTGTTCAAGCGAGATGCTTGCAATCACAAACCGTATTTTTTGATGGGTCATAGCATCTTCGGAGTTTCTGTTAATGATGTTCCAATACATTTGCAAAGATCTAATGGTACTGGTTGCAGAATTGAAAATCGCAAGTTTTCTTCCAAGGTCTCGATACCTCAAAGAAACAAGTCCTTTTCAGTTATTAATAGTGACGATATAAATTATTTCAAGAAGATAGTAGGGGATAGAGGTGTGGTTCAGGAAGAGGAGAAGTTGGATGAGGCAAACACAGATTGGATGCGGAAATACAAAGGCTCAAGTAAGCTAATGCTCAAACCTAAAAGCGCGGAGGAG GTTTCTCAGATTCTTAAATACTGTAATTCCAGATGCTTGGCTGTTGTACCACAAGGAGGAAATACAGGTCTAGTGGGAGGAAGTGTACCTGTTTTTGATGAG GTGATTGTCAATGTCGGTTTCATGAATAATATCCTTTCATTTGACAAG ACTAGTGGTATACTGGTTTGTGAAGCTGGATGCATTCTGGAAAACCTGATATCTTTTCTGGATAATCAAGG ATTTATTATGCCACTGGATTTAGGTGCCAAAGGAAGCTGCCAAATTGGAGGGAATATTGCAACGAATGCTGGAGGACTGAGGCTTATCCGGTTTGGTTCACTTCATGGAAGTGTTCTTG GCCTTGAAGCTGTTTTAGCAAATGGTACTGTGCTCGATATGCTTGGAACTTTACGCAAAGACAACACTGGCTATGACTTGAAGCATTTATTCATCG GGTGTGAGGGGTCTTTGGGAATTGTAACAAAGGTTTCTATACTTACCCCAGCAAAGTTGTCATCAGTAAATGTTGCATTCCTTGCTTGCAAAGATTACGCTAGCTGTCTG ATCCTTTTGTCCGAAGCCAAGAGGAAGCTTGGGGAAATTCTATCTGCATTTGAATTTTTGGATATAAATGCTATGAATCTG GTTTTGAAGCATTTAGACGGTCTACGTGACCCACTGCCTTCCTCAGCTCACAACTTTTATATTCTGATTGAAACCACAGGCAGCACGGAATCTCATGACAA AGAGAAGCTAGAAGCATTCCTTCTTCATTCCATGGAAAGTGAATTGATAATAGATGGCGCTCTAGCACAAGATATAAATCAAACATCGTCATTTTGGGCTATTCGTGAg GGAGTACCCGAAGCTTTGATGAAGGCTGGGGCTGTATATAAATATGATTTGTCTCTGCCTCCAGAAAAAATGTACGCTCTTGTTGAGGAAATGCGGGTGCGTCTTG GTTCTGCAGCAAATGTTGTAGCTTATGGCCACCTTGGGGATGGCAACTTACATCTTAATATTTCAGCCGAACAATACACTGAGACT ATATTATCAAAAATCGAACCCTTTGTGTACGAATGGACATCTAAGCACCATGGTAGCATAAGTGCTGAACATGGCCTTGGATTGATGAAAGCGAGTAAAATTCATTACAGCAAGTCTGCTGAAACT GTGCAGTTAATGTGTGCCATCAAGAAACTACTTGATCCGAATGGGATACTTAACCCATACAAAGTTCTTCCGGAATCCGTGTTACATGACGGCATGTAA
- the LOC140820446 gene encoding D-2-hydroxyglutarate dehydrogenase, mitochondrial isoform X5, producing the protein MNNILSFDKTSGILVCEAGCILENLISFLDNQGFIMPLDLGAKGSCQIGGNIATNAGGLRLIRFGSLHGSVLGLEAVLANGTVLDMLGTLRKDNTGYDLKHLFIGCEGSLGIVTKVSILTPAKLSSVNVAFLACKDYASCLILLSEAKRKLGEILSAFEFLDINAMNLVLKHLDGLRDPLPSSAHNFYILIETTGSTESHDKEKLEAFLLHSMESELIIDGALAQDINQTSSFWAIREGVPEALMKAGAVYKYDLSLPPEKMYALVEEMRVRLGSAANVVAYGHLGDGNLHLNISAEQYTETILSKIEPFVYEWTSKHHGSISAEHGLGLMKASKIHYSKSAETVQLMCAIKKLLDPNGILNPYKVLPESVLHDGM; encoded by the exons ATGAATAATATCCTTTCATTTGACAAG ACTAGTGGTATACTGGTTTGTGAAGCTGGATGCATTCTGGAAAACCTGATATCTTTTCTGGATAATCAAGG ATTTATTATGCCACTGGATTTAGGTGCCAAAGGAAGCTGCCAAATTGGAGGGAATATTGCAACGAATGCTGGAGGACTGAGGCTTATCCGGTTTGGTTCACTTCATGGAAGTGTTCTTG GCCTTGAAGCTGTTTTAGCAAATGGTACTGTGCTCGATATGCTTGGAACTTTACGCAAAGACAACACTGGCTATGACTTGAAGCATTTATTCATCG GGTGTGAGGGGTCTTTGGGAATTGTAACAAAGGTTTCTATACTTACCCCAGCAAAGTTGTCATCAGTAAATGTTGCATTCCTTGCTTGCAAAGATTACGCTAGCTGTCTG ATCCTTTTGTCCGAAGCCAAGAGGAAGCTTGGGGAAATTCTATCTGCATTTGAATTTTTGGATATAAATGCTATGAATCTG GTTTTGAAGCATTTAGACGGTCTACGTGACCCACTGCCTTCCTCAGCTCACAACTTTTATATTCTGATTGAAACCACAGGCAGCACGGAATCTCATGACAA AGAGAAGCTAGAAGCATTCCTTCTTCATTCCATGGAAAGTGAATTGATAATAGATGGCGCTCTAGCACAAGATATAAATCAAACATCGTCATTTTGGGCTATTCGTGAg GGAGTACCCGAAGCTTTGATGAAGGCTGGGGCTGTATATAAATATGATTTGTCTCTGCCTCCAGAAAAAATGTACGCTCTTGTTGAGGAAATGCGGGTGCGTCTTG GTTCTGCAGCAAATGTTGTAGCTTATGGCCACCTTGGGGATGGCAACTTACATCTTAATATTTCAGCCGAACAATACACTGAGACT ATATTATCAAAAATCGAACCCTTTGTGTACGAATGGACATCTAAGCACCATGGTAGCATAAGTGCTGAACATGGCCTTGGATTGATGAAAGCGAGTAAAATTCATTACAGCAAGTCTGCTGAAACT GTGCAGTTAATGTGTGCCATCAAGAAACTACTTGATCCGAATGGGATACTTAACCCATACAAAGTTCTTCCGGAATCCGTGTTACATGACGGCATGTAA
- the LOC140820446 gene encoding D-2-hydroxyglutarate dehydrogenase, mitochondrial isoform X2 has translation MEKWRSSYRFLRHSSANLFDRRTNRKFFYSIHSSYSSLVSNLTWTSAYHVFKRDACNHKPYFLMGHSIFGVSVNDVPIHLQRSNGTGCRIENRKFSSKVSIPQRNKSFSVINSDDINYFKKIVGDRGVVQEEEKLDEANTDWMRKYKGSSKLMLKPKSAEEVVVNSSIKCLAVVPQGGNTGLVGGSVPVFDEVIVNVGFMNNILSFDKTSGILVCEAGCILENLISFLDNQGFIMPLDLGAKGSCQIGGNIATNAGGLRLIRFGSLHGSVLGLEAVLANGTVLDMLGTLRKDNTGYDLKHLFIGCEGSLGIVTKVSILTPAKLSSVNVAFLACKDYASCLILLSEAKRKLGEILSAFEFLDINAMNLVLKHLDGLRDPLPSSAHNFYILIETTGSTESHDKEKLEAFLLHSMESELIIDGALAQDINQTSSFWAIREGVPEALMKAGAVYKYDLSLPPEKMYALVEEMRVRLGSAANVVAYGHLGDGNLHLNISAEQYTETILSKIEPFVYEWTSKHHGSISAEHGLGLMKASKIHYSKSAETVQLMCAIKKLLDPNGILNPYKVLPESVLHDGM, from the exons CTTGTTTGATCGTCGAACGAACCGTAAATTCTTCTATTCGATTCATTCATCCTACTCAA GTCTTGTTAGTAATTTGACTTGGACCAGCGCCTATCACGTGTTCAAGCGAGATGCTTGCAATCACAAACCGTATTTTTTGATGGGTCATAGCATCTTCGGAGTTTCTGTTAATGATGTTCCAATACATTTGCAAAGATCTAATGGTACTGGTTGCAGAATTGAAAATCGCAAGTTTTCTTCCAAGGTCTCGATACCTCAAAGAAACAAGTCCTTTTCAGTTATTAATAGTGACGATATAAATTATTTCAAGAAGATAGTAGGGGATAGAGGTGTGGTTCAGGAAGAGGAGAAGTTGGATGAGGCAAACACAGATTGGATGCGGAAATACAAAGGCTCAAGTAAGCTAATGCTCAAACCTAAAAGCGCGGAGGAGGTTGTTGTCAATTCTTCAATCAA ATGCTTGGCTGTTGTACCACAAGGAGGAAATACAGGTCTAGTGGGAGGAAGTGTACCTGTTTTTGATGAG GTGATTGTCAATGTCGGTTTCATGAATAATATCCTTTCATTTGACAAG ACTAGTGGTATACTGGTTTGTGAAGCTGGATGCATTCTGGAAAACCTGATATCTTTTCTGGATAATCAAGG ATTTATTATGCCACTGGATTTAGGTGCCAAAGGAAGCTGCCAAATTGGAGGGAATATTGCAACGAATGCTGGAGGACTGAGGCTTATCCGGTTTGGTTCACTTCATGGAAGTGTTCTTG GCCTTGAAGCTGTTTTAGCAAATGGTACTGTGCTCGATATGCTTGGAACTTTACGCAAAGACAACACTGGCTATGACTTGAAGCATTTATTCATCG GGTGTGAGGGGTCTTTGGGAATTGTAACAAAGGTTTCTATACTTACCCCAGCAAAGTTGTCATCAGTAAATGTTGCATTCCTTGCTTGCAAAGATTACGCTAGCTGTCTG ATCCTTTTGTCCGAAGCCAAGAGGAAGCTTGGGGAAATTCTATCTGCATTTGAATTTTTGGATATAAATGCTATGAATCTG GTTTTGAAGCATTTAGACGGTCTACGTGACCCACTGCCTTCCTCAGCTCACAACTTTTATATTCTGATTGAAACCACAGGCAGCACGGAATCTCATGACAA AGAGAAGCTAGAAGCATTCCTTCTTCATTCCATGGAAAGTGAATTGATAATAGATGGCGCTCTAGCACAAGATATAAATCAAACATCGTCATTTTGGGCTATTCGTGAg GGAGTACCCGAAGCTTTGATGAAGGCTGGGGCTGTATATAAATATGATTTGTCTCTGCCTCCAGAAAAAATGTACGCTCTTGTTGAGGAAATGCGGGTGCGTCTTG GTTCTGCAGCAAATGTTGTAGCTTATGGCCACCTTGGGGATGGCAACTTACATCTTAATATTTCAGCCGAACAATACACTGAGACT ATATTATCAAAAATCGAACCCTTTGTGTACGAATGGACATCTAAGCACCATGGTAGCATAAGTGCTGAACATGGCCTTGGATTGATGAAAGCGAGTAAAATTCATTACAGCAAGTCTGCTGAAACT GTGCAGTTAATGTGTGCCATCAAGAAACTACTTGATCCGAATGGGATACTTAACCCATACAAAGTTCTTCCGGAATCCGTGTTACATGACGGCATGTAA
- the LOC140820446 gene encoding D-2-hydroxyglutarate dehydrogenase, mitochondrial isoform X1 produces the protein MEKWRSSYRFLRHSSANLFDRRTNRKFFYSIHSSYSSLVSNLTWTSAYHVFKRDACNHKPYFLMGHSIFGVSVNDVPIHLQRSNGTGCRIENRKFSSKVSIPQRNKSFSVINSDDINYFKKIVGDRGVVQEEEKLDEANTDWMRKYKGSSKLMLKPKSAEEVSQILKYCNSRCLAVVPQGGNTGLVGGSVPVFDEVIVNVGFMNNILSFDKTSGILVCEAGCILENLISFLDNQGFIMPLDLGAKGSCQIGGNIATNAGGLRLIRFGSLHGSVLGLEAVLANGTVLDMLGTLRKDNTGYDLKHLFIGCEGSLGIVTKVSILTPAKLSSVNVAFLACKDYASCLILLSEAKRKLGEILSAFEFLDINAMNLVLKHLDGLRDPLPSSAHNFYILIETTGSTESHDKEKLEAFLLHSMESELIIDGALAQDINQTSSFWAIREGVPEALMKAGAVYKYDLSLPPEKMYALVEEMRVRLGSAANVVAYGHLGDGNLHLNISAEQYTETILSKIEPFVYEWTSKHHGSISAEHGLGLMKASKIHYSKSAETVQLMCAIKKLLDPNGILNPYKVLPESVLHDGM, from the exons CTTGTTTGATCGTCGAACGAACCGTAAATTCTTCTATTCGATTCATTCATCCTACTCAA GTCTTGTTAGTAATTTGACTTGGACCAGCGCCTATCACGTGTTCAAGCGAGATGCTTGCAATCACAAACCGTATTTTTTGATGGGTCATAGCATCTTCGGAGTTTCTGTTAATGATGTTCCAATACATTTGCAAAGATCTAATGGTACTGGTTGCAGAATTGAAAATCGCAAGTTTTCTTCCAAGGTCTCGATACCTCAAAGAAACAAGTCCTTTTCAGTTATTAATAGTGACGATATAAATTATTTCAAGAAGATAGTAGGGGATAGAGGTGTGGTTCAGGAAGAGGAGAAGTTGGATGAGGCAAACACAGATTGGATGCGGAAATACAAAGGCTCAAGTAAGCTAATGCTCAAACCTAAAAGCGCGGAGGAG GTTTCTCAGATTCTTAAATACTGTAATTCCAGATGCTTGGCTGTTGTACCACAAGGAGGAAATACAGGTCTAGTGGGAGGAAGTGTACCTGTTTTTGATGAG GTGATTGTCAATGTCGGTTTCATGAATAATATCCTTTCATTTGACAAG ACTAGTGGTATACTGGTTTGTGAAGCTGGATGCATTCTGGAAAACCTGATATCTTTTCTGGATAATCAAGG ATTTATTATGCCACTGGATTTAGGTGCCAAAGGAAGCTGCCAAATTGGAGGGAATATTGCAACGAATGCTGGAGGACTGAGGCTTATCCGGTTTGGTTCACTTCATGGAAGTGTTCTTG GCCTTGAAGCTGTTTTAGCAAATGGTACTGTGCTCGATATGCTTGGAACTTTACGCAAAGACAACACTGGCTATGACTTGAAGCATTTATTCATCG GGTGTGAGGGGTCTTTGGGAATTGTAACAAAGGTTTCTATACTTACCCCAGCAAAGTTGTCATCAGTAAATGTTGCATTCCTTGCTTGCAAAGATTACGCTAGCTGTCTG ATCCTTTTGTCCGAAGCCAAGAGGAAGCTTGGGGAAATTCTATCTGCATTTGAATTTTTGGATATAAATGCTATGAATCTG GTTTTGAAGCATTTAGACGGTCTACGTGACCCACTGCCTTCCTCAGCTCACAACTTTTATATTCTGATTGAAACCACAGGCAGCACGGAATCTCATGACAA AGAGAAGCTAGAAGCATTCCTTCTTCATTCCATGGAAAGTGAATTGATAATAGATGGCGCTCTAGCACAAGATATAAATCAAACATCGTCATTTTGGGCTATTCGTGAg GGAGTACCCGAAGCTTTGATGAAGGCTGGGGCTGTATATAAATATGATTTGTCTCTGCCTCCAGAAAAAATGTACGCTCTTGTTGAGGAAATGCGGGTGCGTCTTG GTTCTGCAGCAAATGTTGTAGCTTATGGCCACCTTGGGGATGGCAACTTACATCTTAATATTTCAGCCGAACAATACACTGAGACT ATATTATCAAAAATCGAACCCTTTGTGTACGAATGGACATCTAAGCACCATGGTAGCATAAGTGCTGAACATGGCCTTGGATTGATGAAAGCGAGTAAAATTCATTACAGCAAGTCTGCTGAAACT GTGCAGTTAATGTGTGCCATCAAGAAACTACTTGATCCGAATGGGATACTTAACCCATACAAAGTTCTTCCGGAATCCGTGTTACATGACGGCATGTAA